Genomic window (Primulina eburnea isolate SZY01 chromosome 8, ASM2296580v1, whole genome shotgun sequence):
TGACATGGATCAAACTCTTACAAAAGACTACATGGATCAAACTCCTACAAAGACTGTCATAGGGCCGGTCAAAAAGTCCAACCCGATGACACATCTTGCTCAATTTAcaagatatttaaaaaaatataaaagctAAAAAATATAATGTATGTGCCTGTTTGAATTTGCGTTTTACCATCCAATTTTTCCCAATCCCTTAAATATCACGGCCTTCATGAGGAGTATAGGTCAAATGAATTTTGGCATAAGCAGGATTTTCAGTTCTTAATTTTCATTTGGAGGCGATTGGTAGGTTGCACAATATTAtcttctatttatggattaaatATGTTCAGAAATTCAATTAAACGAGAATATAGAAGTGGGTTATGTAGAAGGAGAATGCGtattaattcatttaaatattatactcGTGCAATTAAGCTAGTTTTCCTCAACTTGTATTTTTTATAAGCTATACTTTATGTTTTTCCGACTAGGAACCAACAAAAAGACATGTTTTGCAGTTACCTTTTgtgtatatattaatatatcctTATCATTCTCAAATCAATATTtccttattattttatatatttttatatatacattTATAAACCATATGAACTTATCagtgttttttaaaatatatttagttAAATTATCTCCAATTTGTTCATCTCGGTACAACATATGATAACTAACTGTTGACAATTTGTTAGTTTCAATATAATGAAATATataaattgatattatttttttaagaaactaAACATAAAATTAGATAAATAGATCAGTTTATAACTAGAAACCATAGAAAATACAGAAATtgaaacatattattttttaaaaaaacagaaATCCAGATGCTCAGACTTCCCTTTATCACATTATATGTAAAAATTTGGAGCACACACATAAATAGACAGAAACAAACAATGAACGAAACACAGAAAGAGATACATAGAAATCATAATATGTttttatcaaatcaataatgttTCAATAAAGGAATCATAACTCTGAAATTCGAGGAACTCTCGACTTGTCTGTAGATAGAGATGACAACTTTCTCCACGGGTTTGGGGCCTCGCGGGGAAAACCCGAAACGGAGATGGGGATCTCTGATTTTTTCGGTTTTGGGTTCGGGTTcggatttttttaaatctccGATGTAATTCGGGGCGCGTATGAGATTTCTATCATCATCTCCGAAATCCCCGAACACATcccgaaaataatattaataataaaataatagtattattaatattaataatataataatattattatttttaaaatattaataataataatattattattattattattattgatattaatattaatattatctctaataatagataataataagttttggtttgAAAAAATCTCTAAATTCGTCATCGTCTTgctatattaatatttttgaaacggggATGAGGACGGAGATGAGAAGTTgatccccgaagtttcgggtttagggatccccgaacccgaaaaagcaGGGATTGGGGCGGGTATGGGGTGGGGATGGGGATGGCAAACCCGGTCCCGTCCCGACCCATTGTCATCCCTATCTGTAGAGAGGAGAAAAACGTCGTCGTTGAACGAGGAAGAGAGATATATGAATGAGAAAAATGTTTTATTCGATTAAAATTCTAACAAAATCTCGGTGGGTAAAAGATAATTTTGAGTTTCTACCTAGAGTATTAAGGTTTGTACATAAAGAATTATATTAGAATCATTGTAAATCTATTGAAATATTGGAtacttatatatttttatagatttttaaaaagtcaagtttgaataCCACTAGACTTTTTAAGACTCTAGAAAAATCTAATTTGAAAACCACtaaacttttatagagtttataaaagttTGTGTTCAATACTTCTAGACTTTTAAATTCtacaaaagtcaataaaaataattaaatttccaaGATTGAATACACACAATGCATTTGCGTATCAAGTCTAATGgaaaatatgaaattgttaatatctttgataaatcttgtAGCTGAGCGAATTTCAAATTGATAAAATTATATGTGCCCATGCAATTACAGCGATTTATGATGCAAACTTGTCTTTGTATGAATTTTTCTCAAGATATTATTTATCTCTAATGTGGGCCCTTGCTTGTGTGGATACAATATTTTTTGTGCCTATTGTAAGCCTATTGTAAATGAGTGGAACATCCTAAGGAGTAGAAGCCACAAAACCAAGGATGTGTGGACTAAGAAGCAACAATAGAATCAAAGGCATGTATTAAAAATTGTATTTGTTTACTTTTATCTTCGTGAacagaaaaaagaaagaaaaaacatGGCGAAAAAGAAAGAACTTCAAATCACCTACTAATCTTAACGACGAGACTTGGTCGGAGGCAAATTAAACAACTGGAAACTGAAAAGCCCAAAAAAATGGAAGAAAGAAAAACATAAAGAAGAAAGGAAGTAGAAAGAGAGCGCAAAAAGAGGCAAACAACGATGAGGTTATTAGGATATGTGGATTTGGAAACAGAATAAGGCTCAGCTTAGTTCATAGGTTGAGATAATTGAATGATTattaatttgattgatatatggTTGATATACAATCTGAGCGATAAATAATATAGGGTTTCACCCAAAAACCTTCTTCAAAGCCCTTGGCAGTTCTTGCAAATGAGTTAGGTGAGATTTGGATACTCTGCTGTGTTGAAAAGACAACATTTGATGATGTGTATTTTTTACATGAGATGATCACATGATCATCCTGTAGACATCATATCATACgagataaatttaaaaagttgtCAGATTAAACGAGATGATCACATTATCATCTCGTATAAAAAGTACACCAAGTGCACAACACCACTTGATGTTGTGTTTTCAACACAATAGAGGATCCAAATCCTAGTTAGGTGGTGTGATTTTCAAAAAGAGACAACATAACTATCATTATTTTTATGAACAAAATACCCTTCTATAGTTTTTTCTTCCCCAAACCTCACAGCCTTGTTGacgaaaaaaagaagaaaaatgatcCCAATTGGGATCAATCCCTGATATTTTTCCTCTCCCAAAATACAGAGATGAGGTGAGAACCGTTAAAGACCAAGTAGTTCTTCCTGTGAGTTTTACATGGAGAGCACCACACCTCAAAATCTGAACGGGAGAACCATCAAGAATCGattatttcttcttcaagttaaaatcaaattttattttcacaGGAAAAATCAGAAATGAgacttaaaatttatttttcgaaCCAGTTGAGGAAAACAACATCTATCTGCGATTAAATCAGTTTTTTGGTTGGCCCCTTTGATTTTTGGAAGTCGCGATTCATCCGCCCTTCATCTCCATCGTGCTTGTGTAGAGTTGAATTAGGTTTACAAGACCCATTTGCTATTTAACTATAAGTGAAAGATATTTTTGTAATAATTTTGTCTCGATTTTTATGACTCGAGTGAGATATAAAATTTCCATCTTCCATCGCATGGATATATTTTCGGGCCAATTAAAAAAATGAGATCCCCTCACGAAGGATTTAAAAAACAAGGAGTctgactttttttaaaaaaaagaaggagTTGACTCTTGATTAGTACGTTTAACTTTAATTAAACTTGTAACTTCCTAAATTAATTAATCTCTTCTCTTTCTTCTCATTCGACGCACAAAATCCCCACAAAATTCCCCAATCGTAAGCTTCCCAAATTTAAAGAACTCATCTTCCCCATCTACCTCTTCCGCGTCACATTAAATCGAAATTGACACTGTTGTTGCTCAGGTGTTGTTGCGCTCATTCCTTAGATCCAGATCTAAATCTACTCCCACATATGTTGGCCCCATTCTTCTGTATTTGAAGACTAATTCGTCTCTATTTGAAGAGAAATACAGTAAGTTTGCTCCATTTTCTTTGAACCAGTTCAttgttttcttcatttcttgcaGCGATCGACCAAAATCAAGATCAATAATTTGTGTTGTTCATTGTTTTCTTCGTCGACCAAAATTAAAATGAAGATTTTTTCCAACCAAAATTAAGTTGGTCGATCAAGTAAAATTATTCATGATCGACCAATGAAAAATTTATTCAGGTCGACCGAGAAATTAAGTCGGTCGACCGTGATGATCATGGTCGACCGAGGTCGACCGACTTAATTTCTTGGTCGACCAACATATTTTTGGTCGACCATGTGcggtattttttattttgttattaaataattttgctCATTCTAATTATCATATTTGTTTGTGCACTTTGTAGATATGCCAACAGTTATTGTTGTTCATTTTGATGGGAAATGGGAAGTGACGGAGGGGTTGGTTTATAAATGGAATCCAGGGGCCAATGCAAAGTTTGTTGCTATTCCAGTGGATGATGatatttgttattttgaaaatttaaaaagtgAACTATATAGAGCTGGAAAAATAGAAGACACTGCCAACTTGAGGTTGAGTTATCTTCTAGATTTGTCGTGCAACATTCAACCAATTTATACAGAGAATGATCATGATTTGAAAGCATTTGTATCTTGGTTGTTCGAGAAGTAGGCCAGTGCTTCaagttgaaattgaatgtgttgCTTCTGTTGATTCTTTTGATAATGTGCACGGGTATGGTATTGATGAAAACAATTGTAATATTAACAAACAGAGGCATTTTGATGATTATTTTCACTTGAATATTGTTTCTGTGGATCGTAATAATAGCAGTGATTTTTTCGACGAAGCGCATAACGTGGATGCCATGCATGTGGATCGTAGTAACACAGACGAGTTATATGATGAAGCATGTAATGATGCAATTGAGGTCGAGGCAAATTTGGTTCAAAGCAATGACACAAATTTGGATGCAGATGTGGATAATGATAGTGACACATTTTCATTCACGGATGGTTCAAACTTGTTTTCTGGTCAAGAGTTTTCAAACCGAGAAGCGGTGAAAAAAGAGCTAATTAGAATAAGTTTGGAAGCTTGCTTTGAATTTGAGACGGTTAAAAGTAGCCAAAAGGTGTATGATGTAAAATGTGTAGTGTCTGATTGTAAGTGGAGAATCTGGACCTCTTTGATTAAGAATGATTCACGTGCATTCTCCATTCGAACATATTGTAATACACATACATGTGGTTTGACTGAGAGACGAAAGAGAATCCGTGGAGCAAGTTTTGCTGTTGTTCGTGATATGTTAGTGGATAATTTCCAAGGTCGCCCGGTGCCAATTGTACCAAAAGCAGTGATGTCGATGATGCGCAATAGTATGAATGCTGATATATCATACTACAAGGCTTGGAAAGGGAAAGAACTAGCAGACAATAGATGAAAGGTGATCCTACGCAGAGTTTTAataaattgagttgttatttgCACATGGTTGAGCAAATGAATCGAGGAAGCATAACAGACATATTTGTCGACGAGGAAAATCGATTCAAGTATATGTTTCTTGCTTTTGGTGCATGCATTAGAGGATATCGAAGTATGCAAAAAGTTGTATCAATTGATGGTACGTGGTTGAAGGGCAAATATAATGGTGTTTTACTAGTGGCATCAGCACAAGATGGAAATTATCACCAATATCCTTTGGCGTGGGGAATCTTAGATGTCGAGTGTACTTCTTCGTGGATTTGGTTTTTACCGAAGTTGTTAGAAGTAGTACCAGACGAGGATGAATTAGTGATAATTTCTGACAGGCATCAAGGGATCATTGATGCAGTGGCATCAGGGATCATTGACGCGGTTTCTACTGTCTATAATGATCATTGTACGTGGCATTTATCCCAAAACATGAAGACTAGATGCAAAAAGAAGGGTGAAACCGAAATGTTTTTGCACAttgcaaaaatttataaaactttCGAGTTTGATATTGCATACAATGATTTTAGGAATAGATATCCTGAGGCAGCACAATATTTGGACGAGAGAGACTCACTTGATAGATGGACTCGAGCGTATTGTCCGAAGTCCCGTTACAATATTATGATGACAAACGGGGTTGAGTCGATCAATGCTAGACTACTTGAAGAAAGGAAGCTGCCAATCATTGCACTCTTAGATTCTTTACATAAACTGGCCTCATCTTGGTTTGCCTGATATCGCCACGCATCAATTGCAAGTAACACTAACTTGACCCCTACGATCGAGGGGATTCTTCATAGCAGGTTCACAGATGCCCAAGGAATGCAAGTTTTTGAATTAGGACGTCTGGAGTTTGATGTTAGGAGTCGTGGACATTCGGCCATAGTGGACCTCGAATCAAAAAAATGCACATGTCGAGTTTTTGATATTGATAAAATCCCATGTGCTCATGCCATCGCAGCTAGTTGGTTAGcgaatattgatttatataataTGTGTTCACAATACTATTCTACAATGTCATGGTGCATGGCTTACTCAGAGACTGTGTATCCCGTTCCAGAAGAAAATGAATGGCCACGCAACATTAATTTTCCATTGGTGTTGCCTCCTTTGCTAGAGAAGAGAGTTGGCAGGAGAAACAAAACAGATTTTCCTTCGATTGGTGAATTCAGCAAGAGATAGCTTGAGGGTCGACCATTAGCTTGATGGTCGACCATTATTTTTCTTTGGTCGACCATCAAGCTATCGGTAGGGTGATGGTCGACCATGAGCTTTCTTTGGTCGACCATCAATCTCATGGTCGACCATTAGCTTCATGGTCGACCATTAGTTTTCGTTTTCCAAAATATGTAACATAATCTGTAACATGTGCATGCGTTAATTAATTTACGATTACATATTTTTTGTTGTCCAAACTATGTAACATAATCTTGAAATTacgatttatattttttaaaaaatataaaaaaacagTTCGATTCCTTGATTCACATTTAACTTAAAAAATATGACATAATCATGTTTTTTAGATCGTGacaaaatactgagattgtgatgaagtgattaatatgtaaattaaaatatgtaacataattttgaaattacgatttatatttttaaaaaaatatataaaaaaatagttcGATTCCATGATTCACATTTaacttaaaacatataacataatcttTTTTTTAGATCGTGacaaaatactgagattgtgataAGGTGATtaatgtttaaattaaaatatgtaacataatcttgaaattacgatttatatttttaaaaaaatataaaaaaaaacagttCGATTCCTTGATTCACATTTAACTTAAAAAATATGACATAATCCTATTTTTTAGATCGTGacaaaatactgagattgtgatgaagtgattaatatgtaaattaaaatatgtaacataatcttgaaataacgatttatgtttttaaaaaaatataaaaaatagttTGATTCCTTGATTCACATTTAACTTAGAAAATATAACAT
Coding sequences:
- the LOC140839006 gene encoding uncharacterized protein; the protein is MVEQMNRGSITDIFVDEENRFKYMFLAFGACIRGYRSMQKVVSIDGTWLKGKYNGVLLVASAQDGNYHQYPLAWGILDVECTSSWIWFLPKLLEVVPDEDELVIISDRHQGIIDAVASGIIDAVSTVYNDHCTWHLSQNMKTRCKKKGETEMFLHIAKIYKTFEFDIAYNDFRNRYPEAAQYLDERDSLDRWTRAYCPKSRYNIMMTNGVESINARLLEERKLPIIALLDSLHKLASSWFA